The DNA window ATTCCTCCGGCGCGGTTGCCGTGTTCTCGTCCACTGGCGCGGCCGTCCTTCCTGCCCGGTTCTGGCCGCCTCCTTTGAGGCAGTCCCGCGGCGGGCGCCGCTCCTAGTCTGTTGCCGAGCGCCTGATGGACTCCCACAGGGAATCCACCCACGGCAGGTCGGCGGGGTCTTGTGCTGCTGCTGCACCGGGCTGGCTGCCTGACGCGCCGGCCGGCAGATCGCTGCCGAACACCCAGTAGCCGGTCTCTCCCGGCATAACCATGTTAATGCGGTCCCGGGCCTGTTGCTTGACGTAGTTCGGATCCTGCCAGCGCGAGACCTGCCGTTTGAGGTTGTCCTGGTCCGCCTTGCTGGCCGCGATATCCGCTTCCAGCGCCGCAATTTCGGCGCGCTTGTCAATGAAGATCTTTACGGTGGGCGCCAGCATGATGGTGATGGCAATCATGACGACGGCCAGCGCCAGCATGCGCCCGGAGAAGGCCTTTGCAGGGACCGGGTCGAGGGATTCGTCGGCCGCTGCAGTCCCGGCGGATGCGGACTTCACGCGACCGTTCCCGGCGGTTCCCTTCACCCGTTCCTTGGCCGGCCCGGTGCTGACGGGGGTACTCTTTGCTGCACCCTTGGCGTTCGCTGGCCCGGCAGATGTCGCGCTCGAGTCCCTTTCCCGGGCGGCTTCCCCCCGGCCGTGCGCAGCGTCCGCCGCGCGGTGCGTGTCTCCCGGACGGTGGCCGCCGAAGTCCGCCTGGATGACGTCGCCCCCGGCGGAGCCGGGGTGGGACTGCGGTGCTGCTGGGGTCACCCGGGGAACTTTGGGACGGCGGGTAGCCATGACACTCCTGTGAACGTGTGGCGCTTGTCTGTGGCCTGGACGGGCAGCCACCTTAAACGAGAACCGGTGGCTATGGTCTTTCAACCATAGCCACCGGTTACGGGTTTTCGCGGCTAACTAGCCCTTGAAACGCGGGAAGGCGCTGCGGCCGGCGTAGCGTGCGGCGTCGTCGAGTTCTTCTTCGATGCGCAGCAGCTGGTTGTACTTGGCAACGCGCTCGGAGCGTGCGGGGGCACCGGTCTTGATCTGTCCCGCGTTGGTGGCAACGGAGAT is part of the Arthrobacter sp. KBS0703 genome and encodes:
- a CDS encoding septum formation initiator family protein, which encodes MATRRPKVPRVTPAAPQSHPGSAGGDVIQADFGGHRPGDTHRAADAAHGRGEAARERDSSATSAGPANAKGAAKSTPVSTGPAKERVKGTAGNGRVKSASAGTAAADESLDPVPAKAFSGRMLALAVVMIAITIMLAPTVKIFIDKRAEIAALEADIAASKADQDNLKRQVSRWQDPNYVKQQARDRINMVMPGETGYWVFGSDLPAGASGSQPGAAAAQDPADLPWVDSLWESIRRSATD